One stretch of Euphorbia lathyris chromosome 7, ddEupLath1.1, whole genome shotgun sequence DNA includes these proteins:
- the LOC136235557 gene encoding mitogen-activated protein kinase kinase kinase 5-like isoform X1 gives MPFLKKTVYSSSSTPSSPSFCATQTSTNVADSLSDRRKLTRQRKLRHVTHRDIGLHFTDPFNSPHDSPGSATKQPSSSNPWFSSAVPQPLPLPETPLTKRPESSGWNFGQPLLGSPDELRSFRNSADHVVPKSASCSSKCHCRLYQDESTNSGSRLKIAVRSAPTTPAVSPRRSNRGDLSPTNSKDSAKYLSKYTNGQSLYVNIESVSSKLSHIGSPRSAPTSGLSSPAVSPQRSKTADFLPYFMASQASPIGLDLDALDLGRVAGRTSQVSPVKTVHTPNRSPFHCQSLQIPCPSPSPKNYNKFSFTSHNKLPPGSSKEWPESNNSPHPLPLPPRATPPLSSMPLPPLVLHHTTENPNVSLRKPQWQKGKFIGRGTYGTVYVGTNRETGALCAIKEVDIIPDDPKSTECIKQLEQEIRLLRHLEHPNIVQYYGSEIVDDHFYIYLEYIYPGSISRYVQEHCGVMTESIVRNFTRHILSGLAYLHSKKTIHRDIKGANLLVDSSGVVKLADFGMAKHLTGLSYELSLKGSPHWMAPEVIKAVMQKDANPDLALAVDIWSLGCTIIEMFTGKPPWGEIQGPQAMFKVLNKSPPIPEAMSPEAKDFLHCCFRRNPAQRPSASMLLDHPFMQNSSERNMSTCRQALSTDNSQSSRECAAKSNDFMPVSPCTRVMNDKLRSNSVSQQRGVYTFNCTGSSHHRSYSQLEVLPAAQHVYSPRNFSSSSNVPSNMQLGTVNNHPLALLRSHGREVPHI, from the exons ATGCCTTTTTTGAAAAAAACCGTTTACTCTTCTTCCTCTACGccttcttctccttcctttTGTGCAACACAAACCTCTACTAATGTTGCTGACTCTCTCTCTGATCGCCGGAAGCTCACTCGCCAAAGGAAGCTCCGGCACGTCACTCATCGAGATATCGGATTGCACTTCACTGATCCCTTCAATTCGCCTCATGATTCACCCGGTTCTGCTACGAAGCAGCCCTCTTCTTCTAATCCTTGGTTTTCTTCGGCCGTGCCGCAACCGTTGCCTCTCCCTGAAACGCCGTTGACTAAGAGACCCGAGTCATCCGGCTGGAATTTCGGGCAGCCTCTTCTAGGATCACCTGACGAATTGAGAAG TTTCAGGAATAGTGCAGATCATGTTGTCCCAAAATCTGCCTCGTGTTCAAGCAAGTGTCATTGTAGGCTATATCAAGATGAGAGTACTAATTCAGGTTCAAGACTGAAGATTGCAGTAAGAAGTGCTCCAACAACTCCTGCAGTTAGTCCACGAAGATCAAATCGAGGGGACCTCTCTCCTACTAATTCCAAAGATTCAGCTAAATATTTAAGCAAGTATACTAACGGGCAATCTCTTTATGTAAATATTGAATCTGTTAGTTCCAAGTTGAGTCATATTGGTTCTCCCAGGAGTGCTCCAACGAGTGGTCTCTCCAGTCCTGCTGTCAGCCCTCAAAGGTCAAAAACAGCAGACTTTTTACCATATTTTATGGCTTCACAGGCATCTCCGATTGGGTTAGATTTGGATGCCCTAGATTTAGGTAGGGTTGCTGGTCGAACTTCACAAGTGTCGCCTGTGAAAACTGTGCATACTCCAAATCGTTCTCCGTTTCATTGTCAATCATTGCAAATTCCATGCCCTAGCCCCAGCCccaaaaattacaataaattttCGTTTACATCCCACAATAAATTGCCTCCAGGAAGTTCTAAGGAATGGCCTGAAAGTAATAATAGTCCACACCCATTACCTCTCCCTCCTAGAGCTACGCCACCACTATCATCTATGCCATTGCCACCACTGGTTCTCCATCACACAACAGAGAATCCAAATGTATCATTGAGGAAACCTCAGTGGCAGAAAGGAAAATTTATTGGACGAGGTACATATGGAACTGTGTATGTTGGAACCAACAG AGAAACTGGAGCTTTGTGTGCTATCAAGGAAGTCGATATCATCCCTGATGATCccaaatctactgaatgcataaAGCAACTGGAGCAG GAAATCAGACTTCTCCGACATCTAGAGCATCCAAATATAGTGCAGTATTACGGCAGTGAGATA GTTGATGATCACTTTTACATATATTTGGAGTACATTTATCCTGGATCAATCAGCAGATATGTACAGGAACATTGTGGAGTTATGACAGAATCTATAGTCCGTAATTTCACTCGCCATATTCTCTCCGGATTGGCTTATTTGCATAGCAAAAAGACTATCCACAG GGACATTAAAGGAGCCAATCTTCTCGTTGATTCATCAGGGGTAGTTAAGCTGGCAGATTTTGGAATGGCAAAGCAC CTCACTGGACTATCGTACGAGTTGTCTTTGAAAGGAAGTCCACACTGGATGGCTCCAGAG GTCATAAAAGCTGTGATGCAGAAAGATGCAAATCCAGATCTTGCTTTGGCTGTTGATATATGGAGTTTGGGTTGCACCATCATTGAGATGTTCACTGGTAAACCTCCATGGGGTGAGATCCAAGGG CCTCAAGCAATGTTCAAAGTGTTgaataaatctccacctatacCAGAAGCAATGTCTCCAGAGGCAAAAGATTTTCTCCACTGCTGCTTTCGAAGAAACCCTGCGCAGAGACCCTCAGCTAGTATGCTACTTGATCATCCTTTCATGCAAAATTCAAGTGAACGCAATATGTCAACCTGCAGGCAGGCATTATCAACT GATAACTCACAAAGTTCAAGAGAATGTGCTGCAAAAAGCAATGATTTTATGCCTGTCTCACCGTGCACTCGGGTTATGAACGATAAACTGCGCAGCAACAG TGTAAGTCAGCAAAGGGGTGTATACACATTCAATTGTACTGGATCTTCCCATCATCGTTCTTACTCCCAACTTGAAGTGCTCCCTGCAGCACAACACGTTTACAGTCCGCGTAATTTCAGCTCTTCTTCAAATGTTCCCAGCAATATGCAGCTGGGGACTGTGAATAACCATCCTTTGGCGCTTTTAAGGAGTCATGGAAGGGAAGTTCCACACATCTAA
- the LOC136235557 gene encoding mitogen-activated protein kinase kinase kinase 5-like isoform X2 codes for MPFLKKTVYSSSSTPSSPSFCATQTSTNVADSLSDRRKLTRQRKLRHVTHRDIGLHFTDPFNSPHDSPGSATKQPSSSNPWFSSAVPQPLPLPETPLTKRPESSGWNFGQPLLGSPDELRRNSADHVVPKSASCSSKCHCRLYQDESTNSGSRLKIAVRSAPTTPAVSPRRSNRGDLSPTNSKDSAKYLSKYTNGQSLYVNIESVSSKLSHIGSPRSAPTSGLSSPAVSPQRSKTADFLPYFMASQASPIGLDLDALDLGRVAGRTSQVSPVKTVHTPNRSPFHCQSLQIPCPSPSPKNYNKFSFTSHNKLPPGSSKEWPESNNSPHPLPLPPRATPPLSSMPLPPLVLHHTTENPNVSLRKPQWQKGKFIGRGTYGTVYVGTNRETGALCAIKEVDIIPDDPKSTECIKQLEQEIRLLRHLEHPNIVQYYGSEIVDDHFYIYLEYIYPGSISRYVQEHCGVMTESIVRNFTRHILSGLAYLHSKKTIHRDIKGANLLVDSSGVVKLADFGMAKHLTGLSYELSLKGSPHWMAPEVIKAVMQKDANPDLALAVDIWSLGCTIIEMFTGKPPWGEIQGPQAMFKVLNKSPPIPEAMSPEAKDFLHCCFRRNPAQRPSASMLLDHPFMQNSSERNMSTCRQALSTDNSQSSRECAAKSNDFMPVSPCTRVMNDKLRSNSVSQQRGVYTFNCTGSSHHRSYSQLEVLPAAQHVYSPRNFSSSSNVPSNMQLGTVNNHPLALLRSHGREVPHI; via the exons ATGCCTTTTTTGAAAAAAACCGTTTACTCTTCTTCCTCTACGccttcttctccttcctttTGTGCAACACAAACCTCTACTAATGTTGCTGACTCTCTCTCTGATCGCCGGAAGCTCACTCGCCAAAGGAAGCTCCGGCACGTCACTCATCGAGATATCGGATTGCACTTCACTGATCCCTTCAATTCGCCTCATGATTCACCCGGTTCTGCTACGAAGCAGCCCTCTTCTTCTAATCCTTGGTTTTCTTCGGCCGTGCCGCAACCGTTGCCTCTCCCTGAAACGCCGTTGACTAAGAGACCCGAGTCATCCGGCTGGAATTTCGGGCAGCCTCTTCTAGGATCACCTGACGAATTGAGAAG GAATAGTGCAGATCATGTTGTCCCAAAATCTGCCTCGTGTTCAAGCAAGTGTCATTGTAGGCTATATCAAGATGAGAGTACTAATTCAGGTTCAAGACTGAAGATTGCAGTAAGAAGTGCTCCAACAACTCCTGCAGTTAGTCCACGAAGATCAAATCGAGGGGACCTCTCTCCTACTAATTCCAAAGATTCAGCTAAATATTTAAGCAAGTATACTAACGGGCAATCTCTTTATGTAAATATTGAATCTGTTAGTTCCAAGTTGAGTCATATTGGTTCTCCCAGGAGTGCTCCAACGAGTGGTCTCTCCAGTCCTGCTGTCAGCCCTCAAAGGTCAAAAACAGCAGACTTTTTACCATATTTTATGGCTTCACAGGCATCTCCGATTGGGTTAGATTTGGATGCCCTAGATTTAGGTAGGGTTGCTGGTCGAACTTCACAAGTGTCGCCTGTGAAAACTGTGCATACTCCAAATCGTTCTCCGTTTCATTGTCAATCATTGCAAATTCCATGCCCTAGCCCCAGCCccaaaaattacaataaattttCGTTTACATCCCACAATAAATTGCCTCCAGGAAGTTCTAAGGAATGGCCTGAAAGTAATAATAGTCCACACCCATTACCTCTCCCTCCTAGAGCTACGCCACCACTATCATCTATGCCATTGCCACCACTGGTTCTCCATCACACAACAGAGAATCCAAATGTATCATTGAGGAAACCTCAGTGGCAGAAAGGAAAATTTATTGGACGAGGTACATATGGAACTGTGTATGTTGGAACCAACAG AGAAACTGGAGCTTTGTGTGCTATCAAGGAAGTCGATATCATCCCTGATGATCccaaatctactgaatgcataaAGCAACTGGAGCAG GAAATCAGACTTCTCCGACATCTAGAGCATCCAAATATAGTGCAGTATTACGGCAGTGAGATA GTTGATGATCACTTTTACATATATTTGGAGTACATTTATCCTGGATCAATCAGCAGATATGTACAGGAACATTGTGGAGTTATGACAGAATCTATAGTCCGTAATTTCACTCGCCATATTCTCTCCGGATTGGCTTATTTGCATAGCAAAAAGACTATCCACAG GGACATTAAAGGAGCCAATCTTCTCGTTGATTCATCAGGGGTAGTTAAGCTGGCAGATTTTGGAATGGCAAAGCAC CTCACTGGACTATCGTACGAGTTGTCTTTGAAAGGAAGTCCACACTGGATGGCTCCAGAG GTCATAAAAGCTGTGATGCAGAAAGATGCAAATCCAGATCTTGCTTTGGCTGTTGATATATGGAGTTTGGGTTGCACCATCATTGAGATGTTCACTGGTAAACCTCCATGGGGTGAGATCCAAGGG CCTCAAGCAATGTTCAAAGTGTTgaataaatctccacctatacCAGAAGCAATGTCTCCAGAGGCAAAAGATTTTCTCCACTGCTGCTTTCGAAGAAACCCTGCGCAGAGACCCTCAGCTAGTATGCTACTTGATCATCCTTTCATGCAAAATTCAAGTGAACGCAATATGTCAACCTGCAGGCAGGCATTATCAACT GATAACTCACAAAGTTCAAGAGAATGTGCTGCAAAAAGCAATGATTTTATGCCTGTCTCACCGTGCACTCGGGTTATGAACGATAAACTGCGCAGCAACAG TGTAAGTCAGCAAAGGGGTGTATACACATTCAATTGTACTGGATCTTCCCATCATCGTTCTTACTCCCAACTTGAAGTGCTCCCTGCAGCACAACACGTTTACAGTCCGCGTAATTTCAGCTCTTCTTCAAATGTTCCCAGCAATATGCAGCTGGGGACTGTGAATAACCATCCTTTGGCGCTTTTAAGGAGTCATGGAAGGGAAGTTCCACACATCTAA